A stretch of DNA from Pigmentibacter ruber:
AAAAATAATATTCACATTGATTCAATAGAATTTCTTCCACCAAAAGAAGTCTTTCAGCCAAGCAATCTTTCGTTATTTAAAAATATGCTTTTTTTAGTAAATGATAAGTTACTTAATGTAAATAAATTAAAATTTAAGTTTTTAGAAATTCCTTTTTCAGAAAATATTAACGAATATATAGAGTTTATTAGTGAATTTAATACTCAACACAAAGATACTAATTTTTGCATAAAACTGCGGACTGGTGGAGTAACTCCCAACCAAATTCCTAGTGCTTTTCATATAGCACAAGCTATTCGTTTAAGCGCTGAAAAACAAATTCCCATAAAAACAACAGCTGGTTTACATGTCCCAGTTCCCAATGACAATCCAGAAGTTGGCGCCAGACTCCACGGATTTTTTAATATTTTTTCTTGTCTTTTACTTTGTTATAAAAAACTTTTAACAATTTCTGAAATGGAAAATATTCTGACTAATTACTCTTATAGTGATTTCAAATTTACTGAAGAAGGGCTGACAATTGGAAATAAATTTCTAGCTAATGTTGAAATGACCCAACTTAGAAATTCTTTTATAAAGAGTTTTGGTACTTGTAGTTTTTTAGAACCAATTGAACATTTGCATGAAAATAATTTTTTGGAGGGAAAGAAGCATGCTTGAACTGAATACTTGGTTAGATGTAAACCCAAAACATGATTTTTCCATTTATAACATTCCCTTTGGAATTTTTTATACCAATCAAAACCCTAAAAATGCGCGTTGCGGTGCCGCTTTAGGTGATTATATCATTGATCTAGGTGCATTATTTGAACTAGGTTATTTAAATCATCTAAAAAATTTACAATTAAAGCATTTTAAAACAGATAAATTAAATGATTTTTTAAGTTTAGGTAACAAAACCTGCAATGCTGTAAGAACTATTGTGCAAGAATTATTTTCAGTTCAGAATCAGATTTTAAAAAAAAATTCAGACCATTTAGAGAAGATATTAATTCCAATGCAATCTGCAGAAATGTTAATGCCAATAAAAGTCGGTGACTATGTCGATTTCTATTCCAGTTTAGATCATGCTACAAACGTAGGTAAAATGTTTCGAGACGAAAAAAATCCTCTTCTTCCTAATTGGAAGCACATTCCAATAGGTTATCACGGCAGAAGCAGTTCAATTGTAACAACTAAAACTAATATTATTCGCCCTAAAGGACAACTATGCCCTCCAGAATCAAACCAACCCACATTTGCCCCTTCAAAACAGCTAGATTTTGAACTTGAAATGGCATTTGTCACAAATCAAGACACTGAAATGGGTTCAGTTCTATCTCCAGACACAGCTGCTCAATATATCTATGGATTAGCCCTATTTAATGATTGGTCTGCCCGTGATATCCAACGTTGGGAATATGTTCCTTTAGG
This window harbors:
- the fahA gene encoding fumarylacetoacetase, with amino-acid sequence MLELNTWLDVNPKHDFSIYNIPFGIFYTNQNPKNARCGAALGDYIIDLGALFELGYLNHLKNLQLKHFKTDKLNDFLSLGNKTCNAVRTIVQELFSVQNQILKKNSDHLEKILIPMQSAEMLMPIKVGDYVDFYSSLDHATNVGKMFRDEKNPLLPNWKHIPIGYHGRSSSIVTTKTNIIRPKGQLCPPESNQPTFAPSKQLDFELEMAFVTNQDTEMGSVLSPDTAAQYIYGLALFNDWSARDIQRWEYVPLGPFLGKSFASSMSPWLVSLEALAPFSLPNIDKDVEELDYLKASINGRYDITLEVYLKSALMQDEILISKSNYKYMYWTLYQQLAHMSSNGSPIRVGDLYASGTISGPTPDSYGSMLEICWKGSKPLSLPDGTARTFLQDGDSIIFKGYAENSTFRVGFGSLFNTVIST